One window from the genome of Bradyrhizobium xenonodulans encodes:
- a CDS encoding sensor histidine kinase: protein MRLVLQLVARLLLIVVLCLGAATVWATFDAYRSVDRATAASAQRVAQALQALYWHEFLLRSSRTREQLLPVPEWRTLETMKLISPGVCVEFQPAIAFEKPLCGQNQGIGRTPPHWFSAIVPIFLGSHAEVIRPVSPRAAAAGTVVATPDAAAAISLAWEYLLNVVDVALLMAAAISLLASLAIAHALAPARTIVTALQRMARGQYRTKLPRFRSMELAMIGNAVGELGGRLEEATEQRAALTRRLIEIRDDERRALARELHDEFGQNLSAILAFANTIEMASAKEGKDNGIAQDARLISQATHYLMASLRDALKRLRNPLPEELGLEASLVNLVDSWRSQSAAQPTIRLDLKGDLTDISGPAATTAYRVAQECLTNALRHSSAREISLRIERRAGDDDALLIRVEDDGGGDAERVARSAGFGLTGIRERVAAAGGSLSILSANRGLSVAATIPLAA from the coding sequence ATGCGCCTCGTGCTCCAGCTTGTCGCCCGTCTGCTTCTGATCGTCGTGCTGTGCCTTGGCGCGGCGACCGTGTGGGCCACGTTCGATGCCTATCGCAGCGTCGATCGGGCGACTGCGGCCTCGGCGCAGCGGGTCGCCCAGGCGCTCCAGGCGCTGTACTGGCACGAGTTCTTGTTGCGCAGCAGCAGAACGCGGGAGCAACTCTTGCCGGTTCCGGAGTGGCGCACGCTGGAGACGATGAAGCTGATCTCGCCCGGCGTCTGCGTCGAGTTCCAGCCAGCCATCGCATTCGAAAAGCCGCTCTGCGGCCAGAATCAGGGCATCGGCAGGACGCCGCCGCACTGGTTCAGCGCGATCGTACCGATCTTCCTCGGCAGCCACGCCGAGGTGATCAGGCCGGTCAGTCCCCGCGCGGCAGCCGCCGGAACGGTCGTCGCGACGCCGGATGCTGCAGCGGCCATCTCGCTTGCCTGGGAGTATCTCCTCAACGTGGTCGATGTCGCGCTGCTGATGGCGGCGGCGATCTCGCTGCTGGCTTCGCTTGCGATCGCGCATGCGCTGGCGCCGGCCCGCACCATCGTCACCGCGCTCCAGCGCATGGCGCGCGGGCAATATCGCACCAAACTGCCGCGCTTCCGCTCGATGGAGCTGGCGATGATCGGCAACGCCGTGGGCGAGCTCGGCGGCCGGCTCGAGGAAGCGACCGAGCAGCGCGCGGCGCTGACACGGCGCCTGATCGAGATCCGCGATGACGAACGCCGCGCGCTCGCCCGCGAGCTGCACGACGAGTTCGGCCAGAATCTCTCCGCCATCCTCGCCTTCGCCAACACGATTGAGATGGCGAGCGCGAAAGAGGGCAAAGATAACGGCATCGCGCAGGACGCGCGCTTGATCTCGCAGGCCACCCATTATCTGATGGCTTCGCTGCGCGATGCGCTGAAGCGGCTGCGCAATCCCCTGCCCGAGGAGCTCGGGCTGGAGGCGAGCCTCGTCAATCTGGTGGACAGCTGGCGCTCGCAGAGCGCCGCGCAGCCGACCATCCGGCTCGATCTCAAGGGCGACCTCACCGACATCAGCGGCCCGGCCGCCACCACGGCCTATCGTGTGGCCCAGGAATGCCTGACCAACGCACTGCGCCACAGCTCGGCGCGCGAGATTTCCTTGCGCATCGAGCGGCGCGCCGGTGACGACGACGCGCTCCTGATCCGCGTCGAGGACGACGGCGGCGGCGATGCGGAACGCGTCGCGCGCTCGGCCGGCTTCGGCCTCACCGGCATCCGCGAGCGTGTCGCGGCGGCCGGCGGATCCTTGTCGATTCTATCAGCCAATCGCGGCCTCAGCGTCGCCGCTACCATTCCGCTCGCCGCATGA
- a CDS encoding metallophosphoesterase family protein yields the protein MLLAVFSDIHGNRQAFEACLKVARAKGAERFVLLGDFVGYGADPEWVVETAMALVEEGAVAVRGNHDQAVNSSAETMNAEAQIAIEWTRGRLDAAQRRFLAELPMRVEDTDRLFVHSEASSPQRWHYVRSTADAAKSLIATPAHVTFCGHVHRPALYSMSVTAKMTSFVPRTDVPVQLLRGRQWLAVLGSVGQPRDGDPSASFALFDPVSCQITYCRAPYDIETAASRIRENGLPHWLADRLSQGR from the coding sequence GTGCTTCTCGCTGTCTTCTCGGATATCCACGGCAACCGGCAGGCATTCGAGGCCTGCCTGAAGGTTGCCCGCGCGAAGGGCGCGGAGCGGTTCGTCCTGCTCGGCGATTTCGTCGGCTATGGCGCGGACCCGGAATGGGTCGTGGAGACCGCGATGGCCCTGGTCGAGGAGGGCGCCGTCGCCGTGCGCGGCAATCACGACCAGGCTGTGAATTCCTCCGCCGAGACCATGAACGCCGAGGCGCAAATCGCGATCGAATGGACCCGCGGCCGGCTGGACGCCGCGCAGCGGCGGTTCCTCGCCGAGTTGCCGATGCGGGTGGAGGACACCGATCGCCTGTTCGTGCACTCGGAAGCCTCCAGCCCGCAGCGCTGGCACTATGTCCGCTCGACGGCGGATGCCGCCAAGAGCCTGATCGCGACGCCTGCTCATGTCACCTTCTGCGGCCACGTCCATCGCCCGGCGCTCTATTCGATGTCGGTGACGGCGAAGATGACGAGCTTCGTACCCAGGACCGACGTCCCCGTGCAGTTGCTGCGCGGGCGGCAATGGCTGGCCGTGCTCGGCTCGGTCGGCCAGCCCCGCGACGGCGATCCGTCCGCATCCTTCGCGCTGTTCGACCCCGTGTCGTGCCAGATCACCTATTGCCGCGCGCCCTATGACATCGAGACGGCTGCGAGCCGCATTCGCGAGAACGGCCTGCCGCATTGGCTCGCCGACCGGCTGTCGCAGGGGCGCTAG
- a CDS encoding MotA/TolQ/ExbB proton channel family protein has protein sequence MSSMTIGPIAATATDPSERSALLFWMIFTGLSIFAVVLLWRFGLIHLMLTSDRTYISSVIALLYVLTCGHCFLRTRAIAREGAAARRCRAALAAPDGSKALDASAARLPRGLVRDHIESLVTKAAAQDYRPVDQTLLLRTLADRLRGSNGFGAFVSDTLMKLGLLGTIIGFIIMLAPIAGLDAADKVAMRSSMGLMSDGMAVAMYTTLAGLVGSILVRIQYYMLDAATQRVFSDAVVLTETYVTPVLERKGAGTTP, from the coding sequence ATGAGTTCGATGACGATTGGACCGATCGCGGCCACCGCGACCGACCCATCCGAGCGCAGCGCGCTCCTGTTCTGGATGATCTTCACCGGGCTGTCGATCTTCGCCGTCGTGCTGCTGTGGCGCTTCGGCCTGATCCACCTGATGCTGACCTCGGATCGGACCTACATTTCCAGCGTGATCGCACTGCTCTATGTCCTCACCTGCGGCCATTGCTTCCTGCGGACGCGGGCGATCGCGCGGGAAGGGGCGGCGGCGCGGCGCTGCCGGGCGGCACTCGCGGCGCCCGACGGCAGCAAGGCGCTCGATGCCAGCGCGGCCCGGCTGCCACGCGGGCTGGTGCGGGATCACATCGAAAGCCTGGTGACCAAAGCGGCCGCGCAGGATTACCGGCCGGTCGACCAGACGCTGCTGCTGCGGACGCTCGCCGACCGCTTGCGCGGCTCCAACGGGTTCGGCGCCTTCGTCTCGGACACGCTGATGAAGCTCGGCCTGCTCGGCACCATCATCGGCTTCATCATCATGCTGGCGCCGATCGCGGGGCTGGATGCCGCCGATAAGGTCGCGATGCGCTCCTCGATGGGCCTGATGAGCGACGGCATGGCGGTCGCGATGTACACGACGCTGGCGGGCCTCGTCGGCTCGATCCTGGTCCGCATCCAATACTACATGCTGGACGCCGCGACCCAGCGGGTGTTCTCGGATGCGGTGGTGCTGACCGAGACCTATGTGACACCGGTGCTGGAGCGCAAAGGCGCTGGAACCACGCCATGA